In the Chryseobacterium sp. MYb264 genome, one interval contains:
- a CDS encoding OsmC family protein gives MKRNATAVWNGTIKEGNGHITTQSTTLNETQYSFNSRFADGVGTNPEELLAAAHAGCFTMKLSAELSQAGFTPEELTTKSVITLDPTIGKITKSELTLTAKVPGISEEEFQKYAKIAEEGCPVSAAFNFEITLNATLA, from the coding sequence ATGAAACGTAACGCAACAGCCGTTTGGAACGGTACTATTAAAGAAGGAAACGGACATATTACTACTCAAAGCACTACTTTAAACGAAACGCAATATTCTTTCAACAGCCGTTTTGCGGATGGCGTTGGAACAAACCCTGAAGAATTATTGGCAGCAGCCCACGCAGGATGCTTCACGATGAAATTAAGCGCAGAGCTTTCTCAGGCTGGCTTCACACCGGAAGAGTTGACTACCAAATCGGTGATTACATTAGATCCAACCATCGGAAAAATCACAAAATCTGAATTGACTTTAACAGCAAAAGTTCCTGGAATTTCAGAAGAAGAGTTTCAAAAATATGCTAAAATCGCGGAAGAAGGTTGTCCTGTAAGCGCCGCCTTCAACTTTGAGATTACTTTGAATGCTACTTTGGCTTAA
- a CDS encoding helix-turn-helix domain-containing protein, translating into MSQTLIFEDNYKKLGLENFSAENSEIVNGNKFRYDIKVFYIAAGYELSVDFNHFTTTKPTLFFLTNQHLKIEKGNEEAVLLYYNRDFYCIQIHDKEVACDGLLFHNVFEIPFVELDENENFIIKNLYQSIKDELEWKDSSAEEMIRTYVKQIIIRATRKWKKQNLDNAKIKIPSNELDIFRDFSRHLEIHFREKHNVADYADLLHIAPKTLTHKFKSLDLESPNQFIINRILLEAKRLLFYTDKPVKEIAYDLGYEDPAYFNRLFTNKIGSTPINFKKNYTSGKKYNI; encoded by the coding sequence ATGTCACAAACTCTTATTTTCGAAGACAATTACAAAAAACTGGGTTTAGAAAATTTTTCAGCAGAAAACTCTGAAATAGTTAACGGAAATAAGTTTAGATATGATATTAAAGTATTTTATATTGCGGCAGGTTATGAACTTTCGGTAGATTTTAATCACTTTACGACCACCAAACCCACTCTATTTTTCCTGACCAATCAGCATTTAAAAATTGAAAAAGGAAATGAAGAAGCGGTTCTTCTATATTATAACCGAGATTTTTACTGTATTCAAATTCATGATAAAGAAGTTGCGTGTGACGGGCTGCTTTTCCATAATGTATTTGAAATTCCTTTTGTAGAGCTTGATGAAAATGAAAATTTTATCATTAAAAATTTATATCAAAGTATCAAAGACGAACTGGAATGGAAAGATTCTTCCGCCGAAGAAATGATTCGAACTTACGTTAAGCAAATCATCATCCGCGCCACCAGAAAATGGAAAAAACAAAATTTGGATAATGCCAAAATAAAAATTCCAAGCAACGAATTAGATATTTTCCGTGATTTCAGTCGACATCTTGAAATTCATTTTAGAGAAAAACATAATGTTGCAGATTATGCAGATCTACTTCATATCGCGCCGAAAACTTTAACGCATAAATTCAAAAGTTTAGATCTTGAATCTCCGAATCAGTTTATCATTAACAGAATTCTACTGGAAGCCAAAAGGCTTTTATTTTATACAGATAAGCCCGTAAAAGAAATTGCTTACGATTTAGGCTACGAAGATCCGGCTTATTTCAATCGGCTTTTCACCAATAAAATTGGAAGTACACCTATAAATTTCAAGAAAAATTACACTTCGGGAAAAAAGTACAATATTTAA
- a CDS encoding TetR/AcrR family transcriptional regulator yields the protein MSKAEKTKQFIIEKTAALFNTKGYISTTLSDITEITGLTKGSIYGNFSSKDEVALEVYKYNSGVLGKNMARSLSKEFPTTIDKLYAFTDFYRKNWKIVFEVGGCPLMNAATEADDTFPDLRKQVAESFKVWIKNISDVIQQGQENGEIHKEINAEEFGSLFIMTVEGGILLSKTTGDEKYLNLALDRILLIIDKELKQNQL from the coding sequence ATGTCAAAGGCAGAAAAGACAAAACAATTCATTATCGAGAAAACGGCTGCTTTGTTTAATACCAAGGGTTATATTTCTACGACCTTATCAGATATTACCGAGATAACAGGCCTAACGAAAGGAAGCATCTACGGAAATTTTTCCAGTAAAGATGAAGTTGCACTAGAAGTTTACAAATATAATTCGGGTGTACTGGGCAAAAATATGGCTCGCTCTTTAAGCAAAGAATTCCCGACAACGATCGATAAATTATATGCTTTTACAGACTTTTACCGTAAAAACTGGAAAATAGTTTTTGAAGTTGGAGGCTGCCCTTTGATGAACGCTGCTACAGAAGCAGACGACACTTTTCCGGATCTCAGAAAGCAAGTTGCCGAATCGTTTAAAGTCTGGATAAAAAATATTTCCGATGTTATACAACAAGGTCAGGAAAACGGTGAGATTCATAAGGAAATCAATGCTGAAGAATTCGGTTCACTTTTTATCATGACGGTGGAAGGAGGAATTTTACTTTCCAAAACAACGGGTGATGAGAAATATCTTAATCTTGCTTTAGACCGTATTTTACTCATTATTGATAAAGAATTAAAACAAAATCAATTATAA